A stretch of DNA from Juglans microcarpa x Juglans regia isolate MS1-56 chromosome 5D, Jm3101_v1.0, whole genome shotgun sequence:
atgggcaccaacatggacctagtcttaaagatctcagatgggccaattacaaggtcaactttaaatgaattaaacaaaatgaaaaccttcaagtgcccaaagcctttaagtcatgttgttactctcttctatagcttatcaaatgaatcaaaactaaaaCTTCATTCTTCatgcccatcttgaatgttgggctcttgctaagcTCGTCCCAAATGGATTGTATCAATTCTTGCATTGTCTTTttaatcttcttggctcttgaccttgtaattggctcatctaaGATCTTTAAAACTAGGTCCACGTTGGTGCCCATCACTAACTAACACATCTCAtcttcaaattatcaaaaatagacaaaaaaaaaaaggtatattcATCCCATTCTAtccatagtttggatgtaaattcatgaaaatatacGACGCAACACAATCTTAAGGCGTAATCCTAACTAAGGATATTTTGTAAAGTTTGAAGTGTAATATTttactttgtttctaaagtgtaaAACATGTATTCAGGCTGAAACACGTATATTGGAGGATGAACCAGAAAGTGAATGGTCGACGGCATTGAGTTACTAATTAGTTTTGGACATTGCATTGGCCATGTATTCAGGCTCTCTATCTATTTTGAGAAGCATATGGAGAAGTCTGAGGCAGTTGAACCTGAGTCCTGACAACATATCACTGAAAAGGATAAATAATATAGTCATTAAAATATGCTTTTGGTTCTTACAGTTTCTGACGCTCTAGTTTGTTTGCTAGTCCAGATATTTGGATCGTTGCAAGCATATTCATATTTTCAGTAAATTAGCTTATGAACAATCGATTTAGATGAAATTGAGGCCCCAAAATTAACTTGTCAAGCTCCAAAATATGTAACAAAGAAACAACCCAACCTAAAAAATGTATCAGAGCGAAGGGCTGACTTGGTGAAGGCTGCTCACAAGTGAAGAATATACTCTATCATCAGGTGTTAGACCTGACTTCATCATTTCATCATACAATTTAAAAGCTTCATCTGACCTCCCCACCTTAGACAAGCCTGAAATCATAGCTGTGAAAGTGGCTACGGTCCGAACTAAACCTTTGGAAGACATTTCTTCAAACATTTTTAGTGCATCATCCACGTTGCCATAAACAGTTTCACCATGTACAAGGGATGTGTAGGTATATGTGTCTGGCATTATCCCCTTGTCTTCCATCTCCTCTTTTAGCCTATGAGCTTCTTTCATCTTTCCTTTCTTGATATAACCATCAACTAAAACATTGTACGTAACTGTAGTTGGTTTCTGTCCCTTCTTCTCCATCTCAGTGAACACCCTCTTTGCTTCCCCAACGTTTCCTTCCTTGCAATGCATGCCAATCAAGGTAGTCAAGTTAACAGTGTTTGGAGTCACACCCTTATCTACCATTATGAACAACAATCTTTTTGCATCTTCGTGCCTATTTGACTTGCACATCCCACTAGCAATTACATTATAAGTAAACTCATCAGATTCAAATCCTTTCTTCTCCATGAAACCCTGCAGTCTTAGAGCTTCATCTACCATCCCTGTTTTGCAATACCCATCCATCAATGTATTGAATATAACTCGATTTAGGTCATGCCCTTTGCTTTGCATCTCATTTACCAACATTTCTGCTGCTTCCATCTGTCCCGCCTTGCATATACCATTAATTAGGACCCCATAAGTGTGAACATTAGGAGCAAAGCCTCTCTCATTTAATTCATCAAACAGCTCAAATGCCCTTTTCATGTTTCCTAATCTGCAATTCCAATTAATTATTGAAGTATAAACATGAACATCTGCTTTTATCCCTTTCTTATGCATTTCCTCAAACAGTTTCTCAGCCTCCTCAATATTGCCAGAGCTCCCATAACATTCAATCAAAATAGTATAAGTTGCTGCATTGTATGTTACTTGATCCTTCTCCATCAAGCTCAAGATCTCATTGAGACCCACAAAATCCTTTCTTTCAACATATGCATTTACAAATGTATTATAAGTGATCACACTGGGTTTAATCCCTCTATCAAACATTTCAACCATCAATCCCCTACCTCTTTCCATCTCTCCTCTCCTACACAGCCCGTTAATCACACTAGTCATGGAATAAACCGTAATCAAAACATCCGACTCAATCATTCGACGGAAGAACCCCAAACACTCCTCCGCTCGATCAGACCTCTTCAGAGCAAGCAAAAGCACGAAGCAAGATCTCTCCTCAATCTCAAACCCATTCTTTGCCATATAATCAAAAACCTCGATAGCCTCTTTGAACATTTTATTATCTGCGTAAACCCTCATTAGCATATCACACAACTTCTCAGCAAATGTGGGCTCACTATAGCCATCCTCAATCAACGAAATGATGATCGGAACCGGGCATCGTAGATTATCATCGGTCACAATACAATTCAACATAGTCTTCATTTGGGCAAACTTTCGAGCCCCATATAACCTACGAATGAGAGTAACGTGGGCCCGAAGATCGAGTTTTTGTGAAGTGCAGGATTCATTTCTTCGCAAAAAGTTGAAGAAACTCGAGCAAGACTGCGACGAGACATGTGGGTCTGAGAGAACAAGGTGAGTGATGTCGGAATTGAGATAGGAAAGTAGGGATGGAGTGGTCTGGAGGTGCTTAACGCCCGAGTTGATAAGGGTTTGAGCTATCTGTTGGGCGATCTCTTGGTTCGAGAGCGAAGGAGGGATTGACGGGAGGACAGTACTGGCGGTTCTCAAAACCTTTTGGGTGGACATGTTCTGTgggaaaatgaggaagaaggaaCGTGAGGCGATCTCCTCTCCCTTTTGTCGGTTAAGGTAGTTTGCTGTTTGCCTTTTTGTCGGTTAAGGGGATTTGGGCATGAAATTGcgaattgtaattttattactctaaaagatgaaattagtaatattttttatgaagctattatattaattgtgaatttataaaaaaatttaatctcaGTTTGAGttatgaaataattataaaatatgatagtTATCTAACAAAACATTTCCCTCTTTTAAgcattttctcttatttaaaGTCTATTGCCACatcacaacaataaaaaaaaaaaaattaatccatGACTATTAGTATCAAAGGAAAACTGGTTTTCTTTAATATACGGTAGCTAGACAGCTAATC
This window harbors:
- the LOC121266441 gene encoding pentatricopeptide repeat-containing protein At2g32630, which translates into the protein MSTQKVLRTASTVLPSIPPSLSNQEIAQQIAQTLINSGVKHLQTTPSLLSYLNSDITHLVLSDPHVSSQSCSSFFNFLRRNESCTSQKLDLRAHVTLIRRLYGARKFAQMKTMLNCIVTDDNLRCPVPIIISLIEDGYSEPTFAEKLCDMLMRVYADNKMFKEAIEVFDYMAKNGFEIEERSCFVLLLALKRSDRAEECLGFFRRMIESDVLITVYSMTSVINGLCRRGEMERGRGLMVEMFDRGIKPSVITYNTFVNAYVERKDFVGLNEILSLMEKDQVTYNAATYTILIECYGSSGNIEEAEKLFEEMHKKGIKADVHVYTSIINWNCRLGNMKRAFELFDELNERGFAPNVHTYGVLINGICKAGQMEAAEMLVNEMQSKGHDLNRVIFNTLMDGYCKTGMVDEALRLQGFMEKKGFESDEFTYNVIASGMCKSNRHEDAKRLLFIMVDKGVTPNTVNLTTLIGMHCKEGNVGEAKRVFTEMEKKGQKPTTVTYNVLVDGYIKKGKMKEAHRLKEEMEDKGIMPDTYTYTSLVHGETVYGNVDDALKMFEEMSSKGLVRTVATFTAMISGLSKVGRSDEAFKLYDEMMKSGLTPDDRVYSSLVSSLHQVSPSL